Proteins from a genomic interval of Arachis hypogaea cultivar Tifrunner chromosome 10, arahy.Tifrunner.gnm2.J5K5, whole genome shotgun sequence:
- the LOC112715767 gene encoding uncharacterized protein, with translation MEGGRRITVSPRPCCGRRIVAKKRPRRGGTVDGFVNSVKKLQRREISSKRDRAFSMSDAQERFRNIRLQEEYDTHDPKGPSSVVLPFLRRRSKIIEIVAARDIVFALAQSGVCAAFSRETNQRICFLNVSPDEVIRSLFYNKNNDSLITVSVYASDSYSSLKCRSTRIEYIRRGKPDAGFALFESESLKWPGFVEFDDVNGKVLTYSAQDSIYKVFDLKNYTMLYSISDKNVQEIKISPGIMLLIFAKTSSHVPLKILSIEDGTVLKSFNHLLCRNKKVDFIEQFNEKLLVKQENENLQILDVRTFDLTEVSRSEFMTPSAFIFLYENQLFLTFRNRTVAVWNFRGELVTSFEDHLLWHPDCNTNNIYITSDQDLIISYCKADSEDSLTEGNAGSINVSNILTGKCLAKIRASNSFPIENECSCGDDCSGSRCNSKKRKHSSKIRSTVAEALEDITALFYDEERNEIYTGNRHGLVHVWSN, from the exons ATGGAAGGTGGGAGGAGGATTACGGTGAGTCCAAGACCATGCTGTGGGCGGAGAATCGTCGCAAAGAAGAGGCCGCGTCGTGGTGGGACGGTGGATGGGTTCGTAAACAGCGTTAAGAAGCTTCAGAGACGCGAAATCAGCTCCAAACGTGATCGCGCTTTCAGCATGAGCGATGCTCAGGAGAGGTTTCGGAATATCCGCTTGCAG GAAGAATATGATACACATGACCCAAAAGGTCCTTCGTCTGTGGTATTGCCCTTTCTAAGGAGAAGATCCAAGATTATTGAGATAGTAGCAGCACGGGATATTGTTTTTGCTCTTGCACAGTCTGGTGTTTGTGCAGCATTTAGCCGAG AGACCAATCAAAGGATATGTTTCTTGAATGTCAGCCCTGACGAAGTTATAAGAAGTCTGTTCTACAACAAAAACAATGACTCGCTTATCACAGTATCTGTCTATGCATCTGACAGTTACAGTTCTTTGAAATGCAGAAGCACAAGGATAGA ATACATCAGGAGGGGTAAGCCAGATGCTGGCTTTGCTCTTTTTGAATCGGAGTCTTTGAAGTGGCCAGGTTttgttgaatttgatgatgtAAATGGGAAGGTACTCACATACTCTGCACAAGATAG CATATACAAGGTATTTGACCTTAAAAACTATACAATGTTGTACTCCATTTCGGATAAAAATGTCCAAGAGATTAAGATCAG TCCGGGGATCATGTTGTTGATTTTTGCTAAAACAAGTAGCCATGTCCCGCTGAAAATTCTCTCAATAGAAGATGGTACTGTCTTGAAATCGTTCAACCATCTCCTTTGTCGGAATAAGAAGGTGGATTTTATTGAGCAGTTCAATGAAAAGCTACTTGTCAAGCAAGAAAATGAGAACCTTCAGATTCTTGAT GTGAGGACTTTCGATCTAACAGAAGTTAGCAGAAGTGAATTTATGACACCATCTGCCTTTATCTTTCTCTACGAGAATCAACTATTCTTGACATTTCGAAATAGGACTGTGGCTGTGTGGAACTTCCGTGGTGAGCTTGTTACTTCTTTCGAGGATCACCTCTTGTGGCATCCTGACTGCAAtacaaacaatatatatataacgaGTGATCAGGATCTCATCATATCCTACTGCAAAGCTGATTCTGAAGATTCATTGACCGAAGGAAATG CAGGCTCCATCAATGTTAGCAACATCTTAACTGGCAAGTGCCTTGCCAAAATAAGAGCAAGCAATAGCTTCCCAATTGAGAATGAATGCAGTTGCGGTGATGATTGTTCGGGTAGCCGTTGTAACTCAAAGAAGCGAAAGCATTCCTCCAAAATTAGGAGCACAGTTGCAGAGGCCTTGGAAGATATTACTGCCCTCTTCTACGACGAAGAGCGCAATGAGATCTACACGGGCAATAGGCATGGTCTAGTTCATGTCTGGTCTAACTGA